In Oncorhynchus tshawytscha isolate Ot180627B linkage group LG01, Otsh_v2.0, whole genome shotgun sequence, the genomic stretch CTAACGTGTGTTTGTCCCTGTTAACAACTCACTCAGGTTACCTAAACAGCAGCCAGGAGAGAGTTAGAGCCTGTAAATGTTTAATGTTTGTTTTCGGTAGACCATGGTTAAGGCACTTGTCGACATTGTCAGTTACCGTATAGCTTCTGGCAACTTTCAGTGTGTTCTTCTGCTGCTGTTTTAAAATGACTACGTTCCAAACAGCCCATGGATATGTCATTTCAATGTAGAGGTTATTGAGAGGGCAATGAGTCCTATGATCAAACTACaggcatggtggtggaaaactgTCAGATAACGTGTCTTACGTGTCTTACATGTCTTATGATATGCATAGTCTTTCTCGCTTTCAGTGTATTACCATATACTGCATGTCAAGAAGGAGAATATTTGTTCACTCCATGGCTTTGCTGGTCTCTGTAAGGGACACTGTTAGTTCTGATATACAGTGTGAATGGGatctgtacagtatgagtggAAGGTCTGTTGTATGAATGGGGAAGGTActgtagggacagagagagaacactcgCTTCGCTGACTGAGCGATGCGGGAGACCTGGTTGCTGAGACTGAATATCCTGGAACATCTCCCTGGCAACTGTATACATGGTTGAAGTGTGATATTCTGCCTCCACGCTGCAATGAACAGAGAGTgaaaagagaaaggagggagaggggatctTGGTTTCATGGATTGCTCTGTGGAGATATTGTTACATTAGAGTGAATCCAAGTAATGACATGGTTCCTAAGCACCAGCGGATTGAGCTCCTCTGGCTGAGCTATTTAACTGGCTGAGATGATGAAATAGTTGGACACAGTTGGTGTGAGATCCAACATTTGGTCCTTTAAAGGGCTTTTCTAACCAAGAGGCTAAATGTTTATGGGTCTTTGATGGTAGTGGTTCTTATTTTGGAGTGTGTAACTGCGCAGGCTGTTAAGGTATGCATGACTGAATAGGCAAACTCCAAACTGAATTTCACTCAGGACTTGGGagatgatggatggataaaggaggGCCATGCTGCTGAGTGGAGAGCTTGAATTCATCTGACACAGAAGATCACCTCTACCATACGGAGGAGAGAGGAACCTGCTGGCTCTGATGCATTGCTGGAGCCTGTTTGTGTCCACATTTACAGTAGTATGCTTCCTACCTGTGtttttgtacatactgtattttcaAATTCCCTCTTATTATTGATTGAATTGAGCAGTTTGTGTAATGATTTGGAGGATGTTTTTGTAGGACTATACATTTATTTGAACATGGGGGAGGAGGTGAAAAAGCGCCCCATCATTGCTGGCAGAGAGAAAGGTGAGCTTCCTGAATGGAACAACCTTTGCGGTACTTATTCAATACAGATAGATCACTCATCTATTCTGCATTGAGTAAATGTAACATGTAAACGTAACATGTCTAGCTAATAATTGAATGCATTATCCTGTCAGAGAGGGGACACTGACTGGAGGAGTTGATTGTTTCTCAGAGCTTGGACTTGCCAGGACTCGCATTAGTAACTTTGCTTGTGCAGTGTGCACAGGAATCTGAAAATGTGAATGCTGATGTAATGTCAAATCAAAATGAAAAAGgacatgcaccgaatacatctggtgtagactttaccatgaactGCTTACTAACGAGCCATTTCCCAACAAGCAGttaaaaaggttttaaaaaaggCTAAATAAGGCAATAGTACCACAATAAAATAACGTGaaagtgtgtgttttgtgtgagtgtATATTATGTGTGTTAGTGGAGTGTCAGTGTAATGTGTtggtagagtgtgcatagagctaGTGCAAGAGAGTTGGTGCAACAACAAAAATTTTAACTTTCCAAAAAAGTCATTTCCCAGGTTGTATCTTAGTGCCGCACTGTCTCTGGCTGTGAAAGTCAGCTGTTTGGATGATCTAGCATGTCTAATTTGCACCAGCCAGATGTAAATATGTCGTTTATATCCTCAGGCACGTCTTTATGAACCTTTTCAGCTTATTCATCACTACAccataatgtatataatgtaataTGTGTGAAGTAGCCCAAATCCTTCCATGTGCACACACAGGTCCTCAACCTATTGTGTAAAATATCTACTCCACAGGGCCAGGACCGGGTCGTTACGCTCTGCCACCAACTATTGGTTTCATCGGCCATGACTTCACCAAGCCAACCAGCCCTGCTTACTCCTTCCACGGCAGAATGAGCAACAACTGTGAGTGCTACAGCAGTCACTAAAGAGCCCCCAAGATTTGAATATGACACGCTACTCTAATGGTCAATGGAAAACTACCTCAACTAGTATTAGTTGAACatgaaagggaatattgaatgttGTAATGTAACTGTAAAGCCACTGGGGGGAAACAACACCACAAATACCTGTCACTAGTTGTGGACCCtgttactacagtacagtatacaactTTCAGACAAATGTGACACTGTCCTTAGGATACTGGCAAACTTACTAcagtagggaaagggggatacctagtcagtagaAATGAACGCATTCAACAGAAATGTGCCTTATTTAAACCCAACcaatctgaatcagagaggtgcgaggggctgccataatcgacatccatgtctttGGCGCCCGgagaacagtggattaactgccttgctcaggggcagaacaacagattttgaccttgtcagctctgggattcgatccagcaaactttcagttactggcccaacgctctaaccagtattGTATGTCAGTTATTTGATTGTTTCTCTTGTTCGGTTGTGCAGTGTACGGTGTTGACTCCAGTCCTGGGCCTCAGTATTACATTGATGCAAAAATCACCCGTTTCGGCAGGGATGGCAACCCCGCATACTCCATGTTGGGCAGAGTGAGAGGATCATCAAGTAAGTTCCCACCAACTTCAGGTAAATACACTTTCAATTCAGAGCTGATCATGTTTTAATGTGCCTATGAAGTTGTATTAAAATACTGTTTTTATATGGTCAAATACCAAAAGCTCATTACTAGACATGAAAATGTTGATTTTCTTAAGAGACGttaattacacaaggaccttgtGTGTGGCAGTTTGTAAGCCACTTACAGCAGTATGGCAACAAGACACTGGATGTGACAGCTCAAGCCTTGCCTTCTGCTGTCAGCTGTTGCAACTGTATTTCATGAACACTCCACAAATATGCATACACTCTAAATTGACAATGAATCTACTGCATTCCACTTATGAATCTTGCGTGTTCACATAAAGCCAAAGCTAAATACAGCTTTCCCACTAGCAGGGCATTTCCAGACTCCTGGACCTGGGGCATACAGCCCTGAGAATGCTCCTCCATGCAACACCCAGCGCAGACCCCCATCCTACACTATGGGCTCCCGCACTCGCTACCGTACCATCGACTCAGTCCCTGCCCCCAACAAGTACTGTCTCCCTGCTCTCATGGGCCCCCAGGTTCCCACCAAGCCAGCCAGTGCCAGCTACACCATGTCAGGGCACTGCAAATTAGGGGGTCCCTCAGAAGACCTGGCCAAGACCCCAGGCCCTGGTAGATACAACAGTACAGATCCAAGTGTCTACCTGCCCAGGCAACCAGCTTTCTCCATGCTAGGTCGTCATGGCTTTCCCAACGATGCCACTCTGAAGCCTGGCCCTGGAACTCATAATCCTGAGAAGGTGACTGTCCACAAGCCCCGGG encodes the following:
- the odf3l2b gene encoding outer dense fiber protein 3-like protein 2b — its product is MGEEVKKRPIIAGREKGPGPGRYALPPTIGFIGHDFTKPTSPAYSFHGRMSNNLYGVDSSPGPQYYIDAKITRFGRDGNPAYSMLGRVRGSSRHFQTPGPGAYSPENAPPCNTQRRPPSYTMGSRTRYRTIDSVPAPNKYCLPALMGPQVPTKPASASYTMSGHCKLGGPSEDLAKTPGPGRYNSTDPSVYLPRQPAFSMLGRHGFPNDATLKPGPGTHNPEKVTVHKPRAPAFSLGIRHSEFVTPLVVNVAD